Proteins encoded within one genomic window of Dasania marina DSM 21967:
- a CDS encoding polyprenyl synthetase family protein: MQQARDIVATEFEAVNQLIIDHLHSRIPLVGSIGHYIVDAGGKRLRPLLALLCGGLNGKINDQHIAFAASIEFIHTATLLHDDVVDISSLRRGRPTANAEWGNAPSVLVGDFLYTRAFQLLVSLGKQKVMELMANTTNIIAEGEVLQLTKAGDPSTSEADYFDVIKSKTAVLFAAACAGSGELAGLDENSIDKLYDYGLNLGIAFQLIDDALDYEGDPATMGKNVGDDLAEGKPTLPLIHVMKHGSKAQQALVSSAIKEKNNADIDAIFSAIQQTKALDYTKQLAIKHQQLATAAISSFADSPYKETLLRLAELSVNRQS; encoded by the coding sequence ATGCAGCAAGCTCGCGATATCGTCGCCACCGAATTTGAAGCCGTCAATCAGCTTATTATTGACCACCTGCACTCTCGCATCCCCCTAGTTGGCAGCATAGGCCACTATATAGTCGATGCCGGCGGCAAACGTTTGCGCCCCCTGCTGGCCCTACTGTGCGGCGGCCTTAATGGCAAAATCAACGATCAGCATATCGCCTTCGCAGCCTCTATAGAATTCATTCATACCGCCACCCTGCTGCACGACGACGTCGTCGACATCTCATCCTTGCGTCGCGGCCGCCCCACCGCTAACGCCGAATGGGGCAATGCCCCCAGCGTACTGGTAGGCGACTTTCTCTACACCCGCGCCTTTCAATTGCTGGTTAGCCTAGGCAAACAAAAAGTCATGGAGCTGATGGCCAACACCACCAACATCATCGCCGAAGGCGAGGTTTTACAGCTCACTAAGGCAGGAGACCCCAGCACCTCAGAAGCCGACTATTTTGACGTTATCAAAAGCAAAACAGCAGTACTCTTTGCCGCCGCCTGCGCCGGCAGTGGCGAACTAGCAGGGTTGGACGAAAACAGCATCGACAAGCTTTACGACTACGGCCTTAACCTAGGCATCGCCTTCCAGCTTATCGATGATGCTTTAGACTATGAGGGCGATCCCGCTACCATGGGCAAAAACGTAGGCGACGACCTAGCCGAGGGCAAGCCCACCCTGCCCTTAATCCACGTTATGAAGCACGGCAGCAAGGCGCAGCAAGCACTAGTCAGCAGCGCCATTAAAGAAAAAAACAATGCCGATATAGACGCCATCTTCAGCGCCATACAACAGACCAAAGCCCTAGACTACACCAAGCAACTAGCCATTAAACATCAGCAGCTAGCCACAGCCGCCATTAGCAGCTTTGCCGACTCCCCATATAAAGAGACGCTATTACGCTTAGCCGAACTCTCAGTAAATCGTCAGAGTTAA
- a CDS encoding fibronectin type III domain-containing protein encodes MTSITTLAVQPTPWLPKAPTTIYTSNTANQQAQHHAYHTKAVTMRKLLTLSLLSTLLIACGGGGGGGSDEPANSSPANSSNSSSTSQEVDQSAPSTPEPTPSPNTGTITLTWTPPSTRADGSALALTDIGGYEIYYYLDGTPINEGEMVNISNRNTTAYTTPELPAGKYYFAISTYDTAMIYSPLSTPVSAAID; translated from the coding sequence GTGACTAGCATCACAACTTTAGCAGTGCAGCCCACACCGTGGTTGCCAAAAGCCCCTACCACTATCTACACTTCCAACACTGCTAACCAACAAGCGCAACACCACGCTTACCACACCAAGGCCGTTACCATGCGTAAACTACTCACCCTAAGCCTACTTTCCACTCTCTTGATTGCCTGCGGTGGCGGCGGTGGTGGCGGCAGCGATGAGCCCGCTAACAGCAGCCCGGCCAATAGCAGCAACTCATCAAGCACCAGCCAAGAAGTCGACCAATCTGCACCCTCAACGCCAGAGCCCACACCCTCCCCCAACACAGGCACCATTACGCTCACTTGGACACCGCCCAGCACCCGCGCCGACGGTAGCGCCTTAGCGCTCACCGACATAGGTGGCTATGAAATTTATTACTACCTCGATGGCACCCCCATTAACGAGGGCGAGATGGTCAATATCAGCAACCGCAACACCACCGCCTACACCACTCCCGAGCTCCCTGCAGGCAAGTATTACTTTGCTATCTCAACCTATGACACCGCCATGATTTACAGCCCACTATCAACTCCGGTATCAGCCGCAATTGACTAA